From the genome of Pseudomonas yamanorum, one region includes:
- a CDS encoding kinase inhibitor: MKLKALAPAITLIMAASGHAASFSLSSPDIADQRPLTRLQEFNGFGCNGGNTSPALSWANAPAGTKSFAITVYDPDAPTGSGWWHWTVVNLPAAVSSLPSNVGTHLPAGAVQGRTDYGQPGFGGACPPVGDKPHRYQFTVWALKVDTLPIDNQSSGALVGYMLNANSLAKATITAPYGR, encoded by the coding sequence ATGAAACTCAAAGCACTTGCACCAGCGATTACCCTGATCATGGCCGCCAGCGGACACGCCGCCAGCTTCTCACTCAGCAGCCCGGACATTGCCGACCAACGCCCGCTGACACGCCTGCAAGAATTCAACGGCTTCGGCTGCAACGGCGGCAACACCTCCCCGGCCCTGTCCTGGGCCAACGCCCCGGCGGGCACCAAAAGCTTTGCCATCACCGTCTACGATCCCGACGCCCCTACCGGCAGCGGCTGGTGGCACTGGACGGTGGTCAACCTGCCCGCCGCCGTCTCCAGCCTGCCGAGCAATGTCGGCACCCACCTGCCAGCCGGGGCGGTGCAAGGCCGCACGGATTACGGCCAACCGGGCTTCGGCGGCGCCTGCCCGCCAGTGGGTGATAAACCCCATCGCTATCAATTCACGGTGTGGGCGTTGAAAGTCGACACGCTGCCGATCGACAATCAATCCAGCGGCGCCCTGGTCGGCTACATGCTCAATGCCAACAGCCTGGCCAAGGCCACAATCACGGCCCCTTACGGACGCTAG
- a CDS encoding helix-turn-helix transcriptional regulator, whose amino-acid sequence MDVHEGVRHRESIIESCVIRARQHHTLQRVPIFMTALCRVRQGHKLMQWDEREMRAGPQHLILLPAGRELGVTNFPGAQGDYIADVVSFPVPVLRNFVARYGAQFKGSMHADLCVRLDKQTRQAWDQLLTALSTGAPAALCTHYGEAVLLCLCLAGQAGPLLMDRNDPLSERVQRLIGSNLSRDWTVATVAQQLNLGESTLRRQLANEDASFRAILENVRLGAALQQLQTSKDSIGEISSACGYASASRFAVRFKSHYGLSPRSLRAAM is encoded by the coding sequence ATGGATGTTCACGAAGGTGTGCGGCACAGGGAAAGCATCATCGAAAGCTGCGTGATCAGGGCCCGGCAACACCACACCCTGCAACGCGTGCCGATCTTCATGACCGCCCTGTGCCGCGTGCGCCAGGGGCATAAACTGATGCAGTGGGATGAGCGCGAAATGCGCGCCGGCCCCCAGCACCTGATTTTACTGCCGGCGGGCCGCGAGCTTGGGGTGACCAATTTTCCCGGTGCCCAGGGTGACTACATCGCTGACGTGGTGTCGTTTCCGGTGCCGGTGTTGCGTAACTTCGTTGCCCGGTATGGCGCGCAGTTCAAGGGCAGCATGCATGCAGACCTGTGCGTACGCCTGGACAAACAGACCCGACAAGCCTGGGACCAACTACTGACCGCACTGAGCACCGGCGCCCCGGCGGCGTTGTGCACCCACTATGGCGAGGCCGTGTTGCTCTGCCTGTGCCTGGCCGGCCAGGCGGGACCGTTGCTGATGGATCGCAACGACCCCTTGAGTGAGCGCGTGCAGCGGTTGATCGGCAGCAACCTGTCCAGGGACTGGACCGTTGCCACGGTTGCGCAGCAGTTGAATCTGGGGGAGTCGACGTTGCGTCGGCAGCTGGCCAATGAGGACGCGAGCTTCAGGGCCATCCTGGAAAATGTTCGGCTGGGGGCGGCGTTGCAACAGCTGCAAACCTCCAAGGATTCCATTGGGGAGATTTCCAGTGCGTGTGGCTATGCGTCGGCGTCGCGGTTTGCGGTGAGGTTCAAGTCACATTATGGGCTTTCACCGCGGTCGTTGCGGGCGGCGATGTGA
- a CDS encoding MFS transporter — MPSASRAPSGLPEHNQQTVLQQWLAILSVAVGAFALVTSEFLPVGVLNDVAADLGISAGHAGLMVTLPGIMAALAAPLLSVGIGAMDRRYLLIGLTLIMIIANMVVAYASDFSLLLFGRVLLGISIGGFWATAIALSGRLAPKGVGVAKATSIIMMGVTLATVLGVPVGTWLSGLMGWRMTFLVTALVGIPVLLAQMFLLPRLEPEKAIRIADLPALFINPQARVGLIAVLLIGLAHFAAYTYVAPFFKNSSGFDGPTIGSLLLLYGVAGVMGNVFAGFAANRSVRHTLLLVALMIGTSTALFPYFATGMSGAVMLIALWGFAFGAFPACASIWMFVVAPKDVERGMPLFVALFQVIIAVGSFFGGQIVDKMGTSVLLSLATALVGAGFVTVLVLGRKVSNSLAAQPA, encoded by the coding sequence ATGCCAAGCGCAAGCCGGGCCCCTAGCGGCCTCCCCGAACATAATCAACAAACCGTCCTGCAGCAGTGGCTGGCGATTCTCTCGGTTGCCGTGGGCGCCTTCGCCCTGGTCACCAGCGAATTCCTGCCAGTAGGCGTACTCAACGACGTCGCCGCCGACCTCGGCATCAGCGCCGGCCACGCCGGCCTGATGGTCACCCTGCCCGGCATCATGGCCGCCCTCGCCGCCCCGCTGCTGTCGGTGGGCATTGGCGCCATGGACCGTCGCTACCTGCTGATCGGCCTGACCCTGATCATGATCATCGCCAACATGGTGGTGGCCTACGCCAGCGACTTCAGCCTGCTGCTGTTCGGCCGCGTATTGCTGGGCATCAGCATCGGCGGCTTCTGGGCCACGGCCATCGCCCTCAGCGGCCGCCTGGCGCCCAAGGGCGTGGGCGTAGCGAAAGCCACCTCGATCATCATGATGGGCGTGACCCTGGCCACCGTCCTCGGCGTGCCCGTCGGCACCTGGCTGAGCGGCCTGATGGGCTGGCGCATGACCTTCCTCGTCACCGCGCTGGTGGGCATCCCGGTACTGCTGGCGCAGATGTTCCTGCTGCCGCGCCTCGAACCGGAAAAAGCCATCCGCATCGCCGACCTGCCGGCCCTGTTCATCAACCCACAAGCCCGGGTCGGCTTGATCGCCGTGCTGCTGATCGGCCTGGCGCACTTTGCCGCGTACACCTACGTCGCCCCGTTCTTCAAAAACAGCTCCGGCTTCGACGGCCCGACCATTGGCTCGCTGCTGCTGCTCTACGGCGTGGCCGGCGTAATGGGCAACGTCTTCGCCGGCTTCGCCGCCAACCGCAGCGTGCGCCACACCTTGTTGCTGGTGGCCCTGATGATCGGCACCAGCACCGCCCTGTTCCCCTACTTCGCCACCGGCATGAGCGGCGCCGTGATGCTGATCGCACTGTGGGGCTTCGCCTTCGGCGCCTTCCCGGCCTGCGCAAGCATCTGGATGTTCGTGGTGGCGCCCAAGGATGTTGAACGTGGCATGCCGCTGTTCGTGGCGTTGTTCCAGGTGATCATTGCCGTGGGCTCGTTCTTTGGCGGGCAGATCGTCGACAAGATGGGGACGTCGGTGCTGTTGAGTTTGGCGACTGCGTTGGTGGGCGCTGGGTTTGTGACGGTGCTGGTGTTGGGGCGCAAGGTGAGTAATAGCCTGGCGGCTCAGCCTGCCTGA
- a CDS encoding DUF6124 family protein, giving the protein MFKVTPNPPGTPDLKLNQAAHRALDHYLNPSSAKTAPPSGALFSVAADASSESLITNSYETFASISALLLDLSEDMSGKDRDVALAIHQLSELGVLLMGKLMDREIPCS; this is encoded by the coding sequence ATGTTCAAGGTAACGCCGAATCCTCCGGGAACTCCCGATTTGAAACTCAACCAAGCCGCGCACCGTGCCTTGGATCACTATCTCAATCCCTCCTCCGCCAAAACCGCCCCGCCGTCGGGTGCGTTGTTCAGTGTGGCAGCTGATGCCAGCAGTGAGAGCCTGATTACCAATAGCTATGAAACGTTCGCCTCGATCAGCGCGTTGCTGCTTGATCTGTCGGAAGATATGAGCGGGAAAGACCGTGATGTGGCGTTGGCGATTCACCAACTGAGTGAGTTGGGGGTGCTGTTGATGGGGAAACTGATGGATCGGGAGATTCCTTGTAGCTAG